Proteins encoded within one genomic window of Diorhabda sublineata isolate icDioSubl1.1 chromosome 1, icDioSubl1.1, whole genome shotgun sequence:
- the LOC130451117 gene encoding uncharacterized protein LOC130451117 → MIEYEYEGSEVMSIREIGSFGCDKKTWLEYSSHMESIFSKYKVRKGLKKLICIEAMGAKIFDLLTILVRPKYVANEDVTYDFIINKLERYFHPKQDVHFYVTKFQLRKQRYTETFFEYVTALRKIMANCNFSRKNQLRKLRNQLISGCDEDLKSKFNPHSMSLSQLFEVGLLWDDSNIIKPPPHPRNHKARKNRIAKCFRCAQAKTLHNNEPCVFDWANCSHCNVNGHVSIACKYKDTICDNCSEKGHVHKLCKKPAVVSLTSSLHELTIANAD, encoded by the exons ATGATTGAATATGAATACGAAGGGTCAGAGGTCATGTCGATTAGGGAAATTGGTTCTTTTGGGTGTGATAAGAAGACTTGGCTAGAATATTCTAGTCATatggaatcaattttttcaaagtataagGTTAGGAAAGGTctgaaaaaacttatttgtaTAGAGGCAATGGGCGCCAAAATCTTTGATCTTTTAACAATTCTCGTTAGACCAAAATATGTCGCTAACGAAGATGTTACCTacgattttataataaataaactagAAAGATACTTTCACCCGAAGCAGGACGTGCATTTTTATGTTACTAAATTTCAATTGAGAAAACAGAGGTatacagaaacattttttgagtATGTAACTGCTTTGCGTAAGATTATGGcgaattgtaatttttcaagaaaaaatcaacttcGTAAATTACGAAACCAACTTATTTCGGGATGTGACGAGGAtctgaaatcaaaatttaatccACATTCCATGTCGTTGTCGCAATTATTCGAA GTAGGTCTTCTCTGGGATGATTCAAATATAATCAAACCACCTCCACATCCAAGAAACCACAAAgcaagaaaaaatagaattgcAAAATGTTTCAGATGTGCTCAAGCTAAAACACTGCATAATAATGAACCTTGTGTTTTTGATTGGGCGAACTGTTCTCATTGCAATGTTAATGGACATGTTTCTATAGCTTGTAAATATAAAGACACTATTTGCGATAATTGCAGTGAAAAGGGACATGTTCATAAACTTTGCAAAAAGCCTGCTGTTGTCTCTTTAACATCTTCATTACATGAATTGACTATAGCTAATGCCGACTGA
- the LOC130451096 gene encoding ubiquitin-like modifier-activating enzyme ATG7 isoform X1, with protein MSSTLSYVPLSSSVNPSFWSKLTELKLDIYKLNEVEQHIWGYSELINNPNCPLSLVEIDSTSFNTCAYGQNMNLLFHGKLINTNTIERFREYDKTQLINDFGVQLQEKLKNGEALRNPSVLNCFILLSFADIKKFHYYYWFAFPVPKGVNIINITTHKIISEFNNDLLQKFLASFKNLDNTQNGYFALFLKNNEIELNTLEFTYDKLPSTDSEIYFGFYNTAKGSKVGTQLRNFVLHILHYCPFLENKEVKFVAITLSRGKSEIHLKDSMIHVLKLPKLDPNVYSSWVGWEKNERDKLGPRFANMRTSLDPSVIAENSVDLNLKLMKWNLLPSIDLEKLKKTKCLLFGAGTLGCSVARTLLGWGIRNVTFVDNATVSFSNPVRQSLFTYQDSVEAKPKAQAAADGLKLIFPGVNSKGYHMNIPMPGHTVGQSFIEQTTADVRKLIELIEEHDVMFLLMDSRESRWLPTLLGANQKKLVVNAALGFDSYLIMRHGIHNEITNKSLLPHPEGFKCILGNNLGCYFCNDVTAPGDSMKHRTLDQQCTVTRPGVSQIAGALAAELAVSLLQHTDGVSAPAFYTSCNQNSNNLNMENLNPSILGIVPHSIRGFLSSFEQFLPATEKYKNCVACSDLIINEYRQKGIEFLFKVFGSSKHLEDVALLTEMYKEMEMEEILEFSDGEDVGGSSVG; from the exons ATGTCGTCCACACTTTCTTACGTACCATTATCATCTTCAGTAAATCCCAGTTTCTGGAGTAAGTTAACAGAACTTAAACTagatatatataaattgaatgaaGTTGAACAACATATATGGGGCTATTCAGAGTTAATAAACAACCCAAATTGCCCCCTTAGTCTTGTAGAAATTGATAGTACGTCGTTTAATAC TTGTGCTTATggccaaaatatgaatttactatTCCATGGAAAACTCATTAATACAAATACTATTGAAAGATTTCGGGAGTATGATAAAACACAACTTATTAATGATTTTGGAGTACAACTGCAGGAGAAGTTGAAAAATGGTGAAGCCCTAAGGAACCCTTCAGTACTGAATTGCTTCATTTTGTTATCTTTTGCT gatataaaaaaattccattattattattggttTGCATTTCCTGTTCCTAAAGGTGTGAATATAATAAACATTACAACACATAAAATAATATCtgaatttaataatgatttG ctccaaaaatttttggcttcatttaaaaatttagataacACCCAAAATGGATACTTTGcattatttcttaaaaacaatgaaatagaATTGAATACTTTAGAGTTTACCTATGATAAATTACCTTCCACTGattctgaaatatattttgggtTCTATAACACAGCAAAAGGCTCTAAAGTGGGTACTCAGCTAAGAAATTTTGTGCTGCATATTTTGCATTATTG tccatttttagaaaataaggAAGTAAAATTTGTAGCCATTACTCTTAGTAGAGGAAAGTCTGAAATACATTTAAAAGATAGTATGATCCATGTGCTGAAATTACCGAAACTAGATCCCAATGTTTACTCCTCATGGGTGGGTTGGGAGAAAAATGAACGAGATAAATTGGGACCTAGATTCGCTAATATGAGGACATCTTTGGACCCCTCAGT aatAGCTGAAAATTCTgttgatttaaatttgaaactcATGAAATGGAACCTTTTGCCTTCTATTGatcttgaaaaattgaaaaaaacaaaatgtttattatttggGGCTGGTACTTTAGGTTGTTCTGTAGCCAGGACTTTATTA gGTTGGGGTATTAGAAATGTCACTTTTGTCGATAACGCGACTGTTTCTTTCTCAAATCCAGTGAGGCAGAGTTTATTCACTTACCAAGATTCTGTCGAAGCAAAACCAAAAGCACAAGCAGCCGCCGATGGACTGAAATTAATATTTCCCGGTGTG aaCAGCAAAGGTTACCATATGAATATACCAATGCCTGGTCATACAGTTGGGCAAAGTTTTATTGAACAAACTACAGCAGATGTTCGAAAACTCATTGAACTAATTGAAGAACACGATGTTATGTTCTTATTGATGGATTCTAGAGAAAGTAGATGGTTACCAACATTATTAGGAGCAAAtcagaaaaaa TTGGTTGTTAATGCAGCTTTAGGCTTTGATTCGTATCTCATAATGAGGCATGGTATACACAATGAAATTACCAATAAATCACTTTTACCACATCCGGAAGGTTTTAAATGCATACTAGGAAATAATTTAGGTTGTTACTTTTGTAATGATGTTACTGCTCCCGGAGAT tcGATGAAACATAGAACTTTAGATCAACAGTGCACTGTCACAAGACCTGGTGTGTCTCAAATAGCTGGTGCTTTGGCAGCCGAATTAGCAGTTTCTTTGTTGCAACATACAGACGg GGTATCAGCACCTGCTTTCTACACTTCATGTAACCAAAATTCAAATAACTTGAACATGGAAAATTTAAATCCCTCAATTTTGGGTATAGTACCGCATTCCATAAGAGGTTTCTTATCTTCTTTCGAACAGTTTCTACCAGCAactgaaaagtataaaaattgcGTAGCTTGTTCAGATCTGATTATCAATGAGTACAGACAGAAAGGAATAGAATTTCTATTCAAGGTATTCGGTTCTTCGAAACATTTAGAAGATGTAGCTTTATTAACTGAAATGTATAAGGAAATGGAAATGGAAGAA atattGGAGTTTAGTGATGGAGAAGATGTTGGTGGTTCCAGTGTTGGTTGA
- the LOC130451096 gene encoding ubiquitin-like modifier-activating enzyme ATG7 isoform X2, which yields MSSTLSYVPLSSSVNPSFWSKLTELKLDIYKLNEVEQHIWGYSELINNPNCPLSLVEIDSTSFNTCAYGQNMNLLFHGKLINTNTIERFREYDKTQLINDFGVQLQEKLKNGEALRNPSVLNCFILLSFALQKFLASFKNLDNTQNGYFALFLKNNEIELNTLEFTYDKLPSTDSEIYFGFYNTAKGSKVGTQLRNFVLHILHYCPFLENKEVKFVAITLSRGKSEIHLKDSMIHVLKLPKLDPNVYSSWVGWEKNERDKLGPRFANMRTSLDPSVIAENSVDLNLKLMKWNLLPSIDLEKLKKTKCLLFGAGTLGCSVARTLLGWGIRNVTFVDNATVSFSNPVRQSLFTYQDSVEAKPKAQAAADGLKLIFPGVNSKGYHMNIPMPGHTVGQSFIEQTTADVRKLIELIEEHDVMFLLMDSRESRWLPTLLGANQKKLVVNAALGFDSYLIMRHGIHNEITNKSLLPHPEGFKCILGNNLGCYFCNDVTAPGDSMKHRTLDQQCTVTRPGVSQIAGALAAELAVSLLQHTDGVSAPAFYTSCNQNSNNLNMENLNPSILGIVPHSIRGFLSSFEQFLPATEKYKNCVACSDLIINEYRQKGIEFLFKVFGSSKHLEDVALLTEMYKEMEMEEILEFSDGEDVGGSSVG from the exons ATGTCGTCCACACTTTCTTACGTACCATTATCATCTTCAGTAAATCCCAGTTTCTGGAGTAAGTTAACAGAACTTAAACTagatatatataaattgaatgaaGTTGAACAACATATATGGGGCTATTCAGAGTTAATAAACAACCCAAATTGCCCCCTTAGTCTTGTAGAAATTGATAGTACGTCGTTTAATAC TTGTGCTTATggccaaaatatgaatttactatTCCATGGAAAACTCATTAATACAAATACTATTGAAAGATTTCGGGAGTATGATAAAACACAACTTATTAATGATTTTGGAGTACAACTGCAGGAGAAGTTGAAAAATGGTGAAGCCCTAAGGAACCCTTCAGTACTGAATTGCTTCATTTTGTTATCTTTTGCT ctccaaaaatttttggcttcatttaaaaatttagataacACCCAAAATGGATACTTTGcattatttcttaaaaacaatgaaatagaATTGAATACTTTAGAGTTTACCTATGATAAATTACCTTCCACTGattctgaaatatattttgggtTCTATAACACAGCAAAAGGCTCTAAAGTGGGTACTCAGCTAAGAAATTTTGTGCTGCATATTTTGCATTATTG tccatttttagaaaataaggAAGTAAAATTTGTAGCCATTACTCTTAGTAGAGGAAAGTCTGAAATACATTTAAAAGATAGTATGATCCATGTGCTGAAATTACCGAAACTAGATCCCAATGTTTACTCCTCATGGGTGGGTTGGGAGAAAAATGAACGAGATAAATTGGGACCTAGATTCGCTAATATGAGGACATCTTTGGACCCCTCAGT aatAGCTGAAAATTCTgttgatttaaatttgaaactcATGAAATGGAACCTTTTGCCTTCTATTGatcttgaaaaattgaaaaaaacaaaatgtttattatttggGGCTGGTACTTTAGGTTGTTCTGTAGCCAGGACTTTATTA gGTTGGGGTATTAGAAATGTCACTTTTGTCGATAACGCGACTGTTTCTTTCTCAAATCCAGTGAGGCAGAGTTTATTCACTTACCAAGATTCTGTCGAAGCAAAACCAAAAGCACAAGCAGCCGCCGATGGACTGAAATTAATATTTCCCGGTGTG aaCAGCAAAGGTTACCATATGAATATACCAATGCCTGGTCATACAGTTGGGCAAAGTTTTATTGAACAAACTACAGCAGATGTTCGAAAACTCATTGAACTAATTGAAGAACACGATGTTATGTTCTTATTGATGGATTCTAGAGAAAGTAGATGGTTACCAACATTATTAGGAGCAAAtcagaaaaaa TTGGTTGTTAATGCAGCTTTAGGCTTTGATTCGTATCTCATAATGAGGCATGGTATACACAATGAAATTACCAATAAATCACTTTTACCACATCCGGAAGGTTTTAAATGCATACTAGGAAATAATTTAGGTTGTTACTTTTGTAATGATGTTACTGCTCCCGGAGAT tcGATGAAACATAGAACTTTAGATCAACAGTGCACTGTCACAAGACCTGGTGTGTCTCAAATAGCTGGTGCTTTGGCAGCCGAATTAGCAGTTTCTTTGTTGCAACATACAGACGg GGTATCAGCACCTGCTTTCTACACTTCATGTAACCAAAATTCAAATAACTTGAACATGGAAAATTTAAATCCCTCAATTTTGGGTATAGTACCGCATTCCATAAGAGGTTTCTTATCTTCTTTCGAACAGTTTCTACCAGCAactgaaaagtataaaaattgcGTAGCTTGTTCAGATCTGATTATCAATGAGTACAGACAGAAAGGAATAGAATTTCTATTCAAGGTATTCGGTTCTTCGAAACATTTAGAAGATGTAGCTTTATTAACTGAAATGTATAAGGAAATGGAAATGGAAGAA atattGGAGTTTAGTGATGGAGAAGATGTTGGTGGTTCCAGTGTTGGTTGA
- the LOC130445801 gene encoding uncharacterized protein LOC130445801, whose protein sequence is MESGESPLEVLSRAATMVQENQHLGVSDDSTKPYTKHTTKWKRERRPRPPEYPRKTSDPKYTEFIADSPCPVSGENNGISTSDTPLDMSVRQRGLPPSYAQTINNPGYRSSYRPSVIHNGVPPPPQQREELPSGISMCDPIIDEHFRRSLGNDYHIVFQNNNSSKDKDNSPPKTPPAVTTTTSVIELMDGTGLSVDEHFAKALGDTWTKLNSRKESEIQNGTSENGLVST, encoded by the exons ATGGAGAGTGGGGAATCTCCTCTGGAAGTTTTATCCAGAGCGGCGACTATGGTTCAGGAAAATCAACATTTAGGAGTTTCCG ACGATTCCACTAAACCTTATACAAAACACACAACCAAATGGAAGCGAGAGAGGCGACCTAGACCACCAGAATATCCTCGAAAAACATCAGATCCCAAATACACCGAATTCATTGCGGATTCTCCTTGCCCAGTGTCTGGGGAAAACAACGGAATTTCAACGTCGGATACGCCATTGGATATGAGCGTGAGACAGCGTGGACTACCACCTTCTTATGCTCAAACTATTAATAATCCGGGCTATAGATCCAGTTATAGACCTTCCGTTATACATAATGGAGTCCCACCACCGCCACAACAAAGGGAAGAACTACCGTCAG GTATATCTATGTGTGATCCGATTATAGACGAACATTTCCGAAGGTCATTGGGTAATGACTACCACATCGTTTTCCAAAATAACAATTCTTCCAAAGATAAAGATAATTCACCACCTAAGACGCCTCCGGCAGTAACAACAACTACCAGCGTTATCGAACTCATGGATGGTACAGGATTGTCTGTAGACGAACATTTTGCCAAAGCACTTGGTGACACTTGGACTAAACTAAATAGTAGGAAAGAGTCTGAAATACAAAATGGTACTAGCGAAAATGGATTGGTTTCTACTTAA